From Leptotrichia sp. OH3620_COT-345, the proteins below share one genomic window:
- the cas4 gene encoding CRISPR-associated protein Cas4, whose translation MKINGTLINYYFHCKRQCWLCANRLNMEDESEEVRIGRVIHENMAMDNENSELNVENIKIDKITKEYLVEVKKSDADVQAVKWQVLLYLKILKEKGVERKGKIEFVEKNKQNSKTIYLELTQELEKELELLMEEIEDYIHKKNPSEVLNDKKCNKCSYYSYCYI comes from the coding sequence TTGAAAATAAATGGAACTTTAATAAATTATTATTTTCACTGTAAAAGACAGTGTTGGTTATGTGCCAATAGATTAAATATGGAAGATGAAAGTGAGGAAGTGAGAATAGGAAGAGTTATCCATGAAAATATGGCAATGGATAATGAAAATTCTGAATTAAATGTGGAAAATATAAAAATAGATAAAATAACTAAAGAATATTTAGTGGAAGTAAAGAAATCAGATGCAGATGTACAGGCTGTAAAATGGCAGGTTTTATTGTATCTAAAGATATTAAAGGAAAAAGGAGTGGAAAGAAAAGGGAAAATAGAATTTGTAGAAAAAAATAAACAGAACAGTAAAACAATTTATCTGGAACTTACTCAAGAATTGGAAAAAGAGTTGGAATTATTAATGGAAGAAATAGAAGATTATATCCATAAAAAAAATCCGAGTGAAGTTTTAAATGATAAAAAATGTAATAAATGCTCATATTATTCATATTGTTACATATAG
- the cas1b gene encoding type I-B CRISPR-associated endonuclease Cas1b, which translates to MSSSTRYITSMGELSRKDNSLIFRNDKGHKYIPIEGVKVIYCLNEVSINSKLLDFLARNKIIVHFFNYYGYYSGTFYPKEAYISGKVTIAQVKKFEENRLEIAKAIVKGIGINIYEVLYHYYKHGYKELKPLLNWLNKETGIILNKLDNIKQVLYLEGSIWKRFYETFPIYLPEDFMFNKRVKRPPDNPMNALISFGNSMLYTKVISQLYKTHLNQGISYLHEPFESRFSLSLDISEVFKPVIVYKTIFELVNNKKIQVNKHFEKQLNYCLLNENGRKIFIENFEKRLESSFEHSKLKRKVTYNTAIKLEGYKLIKNLVEGEKFIPFNLKEKI; encoded by the coding sequence ATGTCTTCTTCAACACGTTATATCACATCAATGGGAGAATTAAGCAGAAAAGATAATTCGCTGATTTTTAGAAATGATAAAGGGCATAAATATATACCGATAGAAGGTGTAAAAGTAATTTATTGTTTGAATGAAGTTTCAATTAACAGTAAACTTCTGGATTTTTTGGCAAGAAATAAAATAATAGTTCATTTTTTTAATTATTACGGATATTATTCAGGAACATTTTATCCCAAGGAAGCGTATATAAGTGGAAAAGTAACTATTGCACAAGTGAAAAAGTTTGAAGAAAACAGGCTTGAAATAGCAAAGGCAATAGTGAAAGGGATCGGGATAAATATATATGAAGTGTTGTATCATTATTATAAGCATGGTTATAAAGAACTGAAGCCTTTATTAAATTGGTTAAACAAAGAAACGGGAATAATATTGAACAAACTCGATAATATTAAGCAAGTTCTTTACTTGGAAGGGAGTATATGGAAAAGGTTTTATGAAACTTTTCCGATTTATTTACCTGAAGATTTTATGTTTAATAAAAGAGTTAAAAGGCCGCCTGATAATCCTATGAATGCTTTAATTTCTTTCGGAAACAGTATGCTTTATACAAAAGTTATCTCTCAATTGTATAAAACTCATTTAAATCAAGGAATCAGCTATCTTCATGAACCTTTTGAATCGAGGTTTTCATTAAGCTTGGATATTAGTGAAGTGTTTAAACCTGTAATAGTGTATAAAACTATATTTGAACTGGTAAATAATAAAAAAATACAAGTGAACAAACATTTTGAAAAACAGCTGAACTATTGTCTATTAAATGAAAATGGAAGAAAAATATTTATTGAAAATTTTGAAAAAAGGTTGGAAAGCTCTTTTGAACACTCTAAGTTAAAAAGAAAAGTTACATACAATACGGCAATAAAATTAGAGGGATATAAATTAATAAAAAATTTAGTAGAAGGTGAAAAATTTATACCGTTTAATTTAAAGGAGAAAATTTGA
- the cas2 gene encoding CRISPR-associated endonuclease Cas2: MKLDKNYNYAFVFYDIQEKRVNKVFKICKKYLEHHQKSVFRGKISPSQILKLEKELKKVIDEKYDYVSFVLMVNEYNFFEHSLGECKEDELFI; this comes from the coding sequence ATGAAGCTTGATAAAAATTATAATTATGCTTTTGTTTTTTATGATATACAGGAAAAAAGAGTAAATAAAGTTTTTAAGATTTGTAAAAAATATTTGGAACATCATCAAAAATCGGTTTTTAGAGGGAAAATATCGCCTTCACAAATATTAAAGCTGGAAAAGGAATTGAAAAAAGTAATTGATGAAAAATATGATTATGTAAGTTTTGTCTTAATGGTCAATGAATATAATTTTTTTGAACATAGCTTAGGTGAATGCAAAGAAGATGAACTATTTATTTAA
- the asnA gene encoding aspartate--ammonia ligase has protein sequence MAKIIVPENYDAKYGIMETEKAIKLIKDFFEAELSKELGLTRISAPLFVKRETGLNDNLNGVERPVSFEMKDYEGKIIEIIHSLAKWKRLALKRYKVSLGDGIYTDMNAIRRDEELDNTHSIYVDQWDWEKVITKDQRNIEFLKETVRKIYNVFLKTEDMLVNKYSKYKKFLPEKVTFITSQELENIYPNLSPEERENKFAKENGAIFIMQIGKILNSGNKHDGRAPDYDDWELNGDLIMWNPVLDKALELSSMGIRVDEKSLVKQLEILHLENRKKLQYHKMLLNGELPLTIGGGIGQSRICMFLLQKAHIGEVQASIWSDEIVEICEKNGINLL, from the coding sequence ATGGCAAAAATTATAGTCCCTGAAAATTATGATGCAAAATATGGGATAATGGAAACTGAAAAAGCTATAAAATTAATAAAAGATTTTTTTGAGGCGGAACTATCAAAGGAATTAGGATTAACCAGAATATCAGCACCATTATTTGTAAAAAGAGAAACAGGACTGAATGATAATTTGAATGGAGTAGAAAGACCTGTAAGCTTTGAAATGAAAGATTATGAAGGTAAAATTATTGAAATTATACATTCGTTGGCAAAATGGAAAAGATTGGCATTAAAAAGGTATAAAGTTTCTTTAGGAGATGGTATTTATACTGATATGAATGCAATAAGACGTGATGAAGAATTGGATAATACTCATTCAATTTACGTGGATCAGTGGGACTGGGAGAAAGTTATTACAAAAGATCAAAGAAATATAGAGTTTTTAAAAGAAACTGTAAGAAAAATATATAATGTGTTCTTAAAAACGGAGGATATGCTTGTAAATAAATATTCTAAATATAAAAAATTTTTACCTGAAAAAGTTACATTTATAACTTCGCAAGAATTAGAAAATATATATCCTAACTTATCACCTGAAGAAAGAGAAAATAAATTTGCAAAAGAAAATGGAGCTATTTTTATAATGCAAATAGGAAAAATTCTTAATTCAGGTAATAAACATGATGGAAGAGCTCCTGATTATGATGATTGGGAATTAAATGGAGATTTGATTATGTGGAATCCTGTACTTGATAAAGCTTTGGAATTATCATCTATGGGAATTAGAGTAGACGAAAAATCCCTTGTAAAACAACTAGAAATTTTACATTTAGAGAATAGAAAAAAACTTCAGTATCATAAGATGCTTTTAAATGGGGAACTTCCATTAACAATTGGTGGAGGGATTGGACAGTCAAGGATTTGTATGTTTTTGCTTCAGAAAGCACACATTGGAGAAGTTCAGGCTTCAATATGGTCTGATGAAATAGTGGAAATATGTGAAAAAAATGGAATAAATTTGTTATAA
- a CDS encoding ABC transporter substrate-binding protein: MKKVLLLLTLVTVFILSCKKEKSSVEGQKEKKKIKIGITQIVTHPALDSARKGFKDAIEEVGLEVVYDEKNANGEITTANLIANNFVNSKVDLIYAIATSTAQAVVQSTKEIPVVFSAITDPESAGLVRENVTGISDRVDIKQQLELLMKINGEIKKIGIIYNSSEANSKIQVEDLKKAAKEFNIVIIEKSVTQVSEIPQVSDSLIRESDAIYLPTDNLVASVVNLITEKAVNEKKIVFGAEAAHVKGGALVTQGVDYYEMGKEAGELAIEILKNNKKPSEIKYKAMELGDIIVNSKVLEKLGIKLPEEIENKLKVID, encoded by the coding sequence ATGAAAAAAGTATTATTATTACTGACATTAGTTACAGTATTTATTTTAAGTTGTAAGAAAGAAAAAAGCAGTGTAGAAGGGCAGAAGGAAAAGAAAAAAATAAAAATCGGAATTACACAAATAGTTACTCACCCAGCTTTAGATAGCGCAAGAAAAGGATTTAAAGATGCTATTGAAGAAGTAGGACTAGAAGTAGTGTATGATGAAAAAAACGCTAATGGAGAAATAACAACAGCAAATTTAATAGCAAACAATTTTGTGAATTCAAAAGTAGATTTAATATATGCTATAGCTACAAGTACAGCTCAGGCAGTAGTCCAATCGACTAAAGAAATACCTGTAGTTTTTTCTGCAATTACAGATCCTGAATCAGCGGGTCTAGTAAGAGAAAATGTAACAGGAATAAGTGATAGAGTGGACATTAAACAACAGTTGGAATTATTAATGAAAATAAATGGTGAAATAAAAAAAATAGGAATAATATACAATTCATCGGAAGCGAATTCAAAAATACAAGTAGAAGATTTAAAAAAAGCAGCAAAGGAGTTTAATATTGTTATTATTGAAAAAAGTGTTACTCAGGTAAGTGAAATTCCACAGGTATCAGATAGTCTCATAAGAGAAAGTGATGCTATTTATTTGCCTACTGATAATTTAGTTGCTTCGGTGGTGAATTTGATAACAGAAAAAGCAGTAAATGAGAAAAAAATAGTATTTGGGGCAGAAGCAGCACATGTTAAAGGTGGAGCTTTAGTAACTCAAGGAGTAGATTATTATGAAATGGGAAAAGAAGCCGGGGAATTAGCTATAGAAATATTGAAAAATAATAAAAAGCCTTCAGAAATAAAGTATAAAGCAATGGAATTAGGAGATATAATTGTAAATTCAAAAGTACTTGAAAAATTAGGTATTAAATTACC